Proteins from one Sander lucioperca isolate FBNREF2018 chromosome 16, SLUC_FBN_1.2, whole genome shotgun sequence genomic window:
- the LOC118493353 gene encoding zinc finger protein 234-like, translating into MMTHTGERPFSCSVCNKSFAQSGDLQRHMRTHTGETPFSCSECGQRFKQKSPLISHMTLHTGEKRHSCSVCDKRFIWHYQLRIHNCVRRQSSQLHQRQTQHMETEADGEDCGGPEPARNSHPLLQPETEDQTGDSSEPETDDSQKHDSTCKKTFSCSECGRRFGRSTHLRRHIKTHTGEKPFSCSVCKKYFTQSGSLQRHMRIHTGEKPFSCSVCGKRFIQKSQLTNHMAVHTGEKRYSCSVCDKRFAWPEKVKRHKCVGRQSSQLHQSQTEEKRKVEPPASKETQHTETEADGEDCGGPEPARNSHPLLQPETEHQSGDVSDPVKETREPQSGFSQQLN; encoded by the coding sequence atgatGACTCACACAGGTGAGagacctttcagctgctcagtctgtaataAATCGTTTGCccagagtggagatttacagagacacatgagaactcacacaggagagacgcctttcagctgctctgagtgtggtcaACGATTTAAACAGAAGTCACCCTTGATAAGTCACATGACACtgcacacaggagagaaaagacacagctgcagtgtttgtgacAAAAGATTCATCTGGCATTATCAACTCAGGATCCATAATTGTGTTCGTCGTCAGTcgtcacagcttcatcaaagacaaactcaacacatggaaacagaagctgatggagaggactgtggaggaccagaaccagccaggaactcacatccacttttacaaccagagactgaagaccagactggagactcttctgaacctgagactgatgactctcagaaacatgattcaacatgtaagaaaacattcagctgctctgagtgtgggagaagATTTGGCCGCAGTACACATCTAAGGAGACACATTAAAACTcatacaggagaaaaacctttcagctgctcagtttgtaagaaatattttacacagagtggaagtttacagagacacatgagaatccacacaggagaaaaaccttttagctgctcagtgTGCGGAAAAAGATTTATACAGAAGTCACAGCTAACAAACCACATGGCagttcacacaggagagaaaagatacagctgcagtgtttgtgatAAAAGATTTGCCTGGCCAGAAAAGGTCAAAAGACATAAATGTGTCGGTCGTCAGTcgtcacagcttcatcagagtCAAACTGAGGAGAAGAGAAAGGTAGAGCCTCCAGCCAGCAAAGAAACTCAACACacggaaacagaagctgatggagaggactgtggaggaccagaaccagccaggaactcacatccacttttacaaccagagactgaacaCCAGTCTGGAGACGTTTCTGATCCTgtgaaggagaccagagaacctcagtcaggttTCAGTCAGCAGCTGAACTGA